A genome region from Pseudomonas helmanticensis includes the following:
- a CDS encoding MdtB/MuxB family multidrug efflux RND transporter permease subunit, translating into MNISRLFILRPVATTLSMLAIVLAGLIAYRLLPVSALPQVDYPTIRVMTLYPGASPDVMTSAVTAPLERQFGQMPGLTQMASTSSGGASVLTLRFSLDINMDVAEQQVQAAINAATNLLPTDLPAPPVYNKVNPADTPVLTLAITSKTMLLPKLNDLVDTRMAQKIAQISGVGMVSIAGGQRQAVRIKVNPEALAANSLNLSDVRTLISASNVNQPKGNFDGPTRVSMLDANDQLTSPKDYANLILAYKNGAPLRLKDVAEIVDGAENERLAAWANQNQAVLLNIQRQPGANVIEVVDRIKALLPSITDNLPAGLDVTVLTDRTQTIRASVTDVQHELLIAIALVVMVTFLFLRRASATIIPSVAVPLSLIGTFGVMYLAGFSVNNLTLMALTIATGFVVDDAIVMLENIARFIEEGDSPMQAALKGAKQIGFTLISLTLSLIAVLIPLLFMADVVGRLFREFAITLAVAILISLVVSLTLTPMMCARLLKREPEVHEQGRFYRASGAVIDWMIAAYGRKLQWVLKHQPLTLLVAIGTLALTVVLYMVVPKGFFPVQDTGVIQGISEAPQSISFAAMGDRQQELAKIILEDPAVQSLSSYIGVDGDNATLNSGRLLINLKPHGQRDLTATEVIARLQPQVDKLVGIRLFMQPVQDLTIEDRVSRTQYQFSMSSPDSELLSQWSGRLVEALAQRPELTDVASDLQDKGLQVYLVIDRDAASRLGVSVANITDALYDAFGQRQISTIYTQASQYRVVLQAQAGEKIGPQALDQIHVKTTDGAQVRLSSLAHVEERQAQLAITHIDQFPAVMMSFNLAPGVALGHAVDIIEQVQKDIGMPVGVQTQFQGAAEAFQASLSSTLLLILAAVVTMYIVLGVLYESYIHPITILSTLPSAAVGALLALLLSGNDLGMIAIIGIILLIGIVKKNAIMMIDFALDAERTQGMAPEQAIYQAALLRFRPILMTTLAALFGAVPLMLATGSGAELRQPLGLVMVGGLLVSQVLTLFTTPVIYLYFDRLGRRFGKTNADAKEVSV; encoded by the coding sequence ATGAACATTTCGCGGCTGTTCATTCTCCGTCCGGTAGCCACTACCCTGAGCATGCTGGCCATTGTGCTGGCCGGTCTGATCGCTTATCGCCTGTTGCCGGTGTCGGCCTTGCCTCAGGTCGATTACCCGACCATCCGCGTCATGACGCTGTACCCCGGCGCCAGCCCGGATGTGATGACCAGCGCGGTCACGGCGCCGCTTGAGCGCCAGTTCGGCCAGATGCCCGGCCTGACGCAAATGGCCTCGACCAGCTCCGGCGGCGCTTCGGTGCTGACCCTGCGTTTCAGCCTCGACATCAACATGGATGTCGCCGAGCAACAGGTGCAAGCGGCGATCAACGCGGCGACCAATCTGCTGCCCACCGACCTGCCGGCGCCACCGGTGTACAACAAGGTCAACCCGGCGGACACCCCGGTGCTGACATTGGCCATCACTTCGAAAACCATGTTGCTGCCCAAGCTCAACGACCTGGTCGATACGCGCATGGCGCAGAAGATCGCCCAGATCAGCGGCGTCGGCATGGTCAGCATTGCCGGCGGCCAACGCCAGGCGGTGCGGATCAAGGTCAACCCAGAGGCACTGGCGGCCAACAGCCTCAACCTGTCGGATGTGCGCACGCTGATCAGTGCCTCCAACGTCAACCAGCCAAAAGGCAACTTTGACGGCCCGACCCGGGTGTCGATGCTCGATGCCAACGACCAGCTGACCTCGCCCAAGGATTACGCCAACCTGATCCTTGCCTACAAGAACGGCGCGCCGTTGCGGCTCAAGGACGTTGCGGAAATCGTCGACGGCGCTGAAAACGAACGCCTCGCCGCGTGGGCCAACCAGAATCAGGCGGTGTTGCTGAATATCCAGCGTCAGCCGGGCGCCAACGTCATCGAAGTGGTCGACCGCATCAAGGCGCTGCTGCCGAGCATCACCGATAACTTGCCGGCCGGCCTCGATGTCACGGTGCTGACTGACCGCACCCAGACCATCCGCGCCTCGGTCACCGATGTGCAGCATGAATTGCTGATCGCCATCGCACTGGTGGTGATGGTGACGTTCCTGTTTCTGCGCCGCGCCAGTGCGACGATCATTCCGTCGGTGGCTGTGCCGCTGTCGTTGATCGGTACCTTCGGGGTGATGTACCTGGCGGGGTTCTCGGTCAACAACCTGACCTTGATGGCGCTGACCATCGCCACCGGTTTTGTCGTCGACGATGCGATCGTGATGCTGGAAAACATCGCGCGCTTCATCGAAGAAGGCGACAGCCCGATGCAGGCCGCGCTCAAGGGCGCGAAACAGATTGGCTTCACCCTGATTTCCCTGACCCTGTCGCTGATCGCGGTGCTGATTCCGCTGCTGTTCATGGCGGATGTGGTCGGGCGGTTGTTTCGCGAATTCGCCATCACCCTGGCCGTGGCAATCCTGATTTCGCTGGTGGTCTCGCTGACCCTGACGCCGATGATGTGCGCGCGTCTGCTCAAGCGTGAGCCGGAGGTTCATGAACAGGGCCGTTTCTACCGCGCCAGCGGTGCGGTCATCGACTGGATGATCGCTGCTTACGGGCGCAAGTTGCAGTGGGTGCTCAAGCATCAGCCGCTGACATTGCTGGTGGCCATCGGCACACTCGCACTGACGGTTGTCCTTTATATGGTGGTGCCGAAGGGTTTCTTTCCGGTGCAGGACACCGGGGTGATCCAGGGCATTTCCGAAGCGCCGCAGTCGATTTCCTTCGCGGCGATGGGCGACCGACAGCAGGAACTGGCGAAGATCATTCTCGAAGACCCGGCCGTGCAAAGCCTGTCGTCCTACATCGGTGTCGACGGCGACAACGCCACGCTCAACAGCGGCCGTTTGCTGATCAATCTCAAGCCGCATGGCCAGCGTGACCTGACCGCTACCGAGGTAATCGCGCGCTTGCAACCGCAAGTGGACAAACTGGTCGGCATCCGCCTGTTCATGCAGCCGGTACAGGACCTGACCATCGAGGATCGGGTCAGCCGCACCCAGTACCAGTTCAGCATGTCGTCACCGGATTCCGAGCTGCTCAGCCAGTGGAGCGGGCGTCTGGTCGAGGCACTGGCGCAGCGTCCGGAACTGACCGACGTTGCCAGCGATTTGCAGGACAAGGGCTTGCAGGTTTATCTGGTGATCGATCGCGATGCCGCCTCACGCCTCGGCGTGTCGGTGGCGAACATCACCGATGCGCTGTACGACGCCTTCGGTCAGCGGCAGATTTCGACCATTTACACCCAGGCCAGCCAGTACCGCGTGGTGTTGCAAGCGCAGGCCGGGGAGAAGATCGGTCCGCAGGCGCTGGATCAGATTCATGTGAAGACCACTGACGGCGCACAGGTGCGCCTGTCGAGCCTGGCCCATGTCGAGGAGCGTCAGGCGCAACTGGCCATCACTCACATCGACCAGTTCCCGGCAGTGATGATGTCGTTCAACCTTGCGCCCGGCGTCGCGCTGGGGCACGCGGTGGACATCATCGAGCAGGTGCAGAAGGACATCGGCATGCCGGTGGGCGTGCAAACCCAGTTCCAGGGTGCAGCCGAAGCGTTCCAGGCCTCGCTGTCGAGCACCTTGCTGCTGATTCTCGCGGCAGTGGTGACCATGTACATCGTGCTGGGCGTGCTGTACGAGAGCTACATCCATCCGATCACCATTCTCTCGACGTTGCCGTCGGCGGCGGTCGGTGCCTTGCTGGCGTTGCTGCTCAGTGGCAACGATCTGGGGATGATCGCGATCATCGGCATCATTCTGCTGATCGGTATCGTCAAGAAGAACGCGATCATGATGATCGACTTCGCCCTCGACGCCGAGCGCACGCAAGGCATGGCGCCGGAGCAGGCGATCTATCAGGCGGCGCTGCTGCGTTTCCGGCCGATCCTGATGACCACGCTGGCCGCGTTGTTCGGCGCGGTGCCGTTGATGCTGGCCACCGGTTCCGGCGCCGAATTGCGTCAACCGTTGGGTCTGGTGATGGTCGGCGGCTTGCTGGTGAGCCAGGTGCTGACGCTGTTCACCACGCCGGTGATCTACCTGTATTTCGACCGTCTCGGCCGACGCTTCGGCAAAACCAATGCCGACGCCAAAGAGGTCTCGGTATGA
- a CDS encoding efflux RND transporter permease subunit: MNLSGPFIKRPVATMLLSLAIMLLGGVSFGLLPVAPLPQMDFPVIVVQASLPGASPEVMASTVATPLERSFGAIAGVNTMSSRSSQGSTRVILQFDLDRDINGAAREVQAAINASRNLLPSGMRSMPTYKKVNPSQAPIMVLSLTSDVLEKGQLYDLASTILSQSLSQVQGVGEVQIGGSSLPAVRIELEPQALNQYGVALDDVRKTIADANVRRPKGSVEDGQRLWQIQANDQLEKAKDYESLIIHYADGAALRLKDVAKVSDGVEDRYNSGFFNDDAAVLLVINRQAGANIIETVNDIKAQLPALQAVLPASVKLNLAMDRSPVIKATLHEAEMTLLIAVALVILVVFLFLGNFRASLIPTLAVPVSLVGTFAVMYLYGFSLNNLSLMALILATGLVVDDAIVVLENISRHIDEGVKPMQAAYLGAKEVGFTLLSMNVSLVAVFLSILFMGGIVESLFREFSITLAAAIVVSLVVSLTLTPMLCARWLKPHTPGQENRLQRWSRRTNDWMVGKYATSLDWVLRHRRLTLLSLLITVGVNVALYVVVPKTFMPQQDTGQLIGFVRGDDGLSFSVMQPKMEIFRRAVLKDDAVESVAGFIGGTNGTNNAFMLVRLKPIKDRQLSAQKVIERLRKEMPKVAGAQLMLMADQDLQFGGGREQTTSQYSYILQSADLGSLREWYPKVVAALRALPELTAIDAREGKGAQQVTLIVDRDQAKRLGVDMDMVTAVLNNAYSQRQISTIYDSLNQYQVVMEVDPKYAQDPVTLKQVQVITADGARVPLSTFAHYENSLEDDRVSHEGQFASEDISFDMAEGVTVEQGSAAIERAIAKLGLPEDVIAKMAGTADAFAATQKSQPFMILGALLAVYLVLGVLYESYIHPLTILSTLPSAGVGALLSIYALGGEFSLISLLGLFLLIGVVKKNAILMIDLALQLERHQGMTPLESIRSACLQRLRPILMTTLAAILGALPLLLSRAEGAEMRQPLGLTIIGGLIFSQVLTLYTTPVVYLYLDKLRHRFNKWRGVRTDAALETPL; this comes from the coding sequence ATGAACCTGTCCGGTCCTTTCATCAAGCGTCCGGTCGCAACGATGCTGCTGAGCCTGGCGATCATGCTGCTGGGCGGTGTCAGCTTCGGCTTGTTGCCAGTGGCGCCACTGCCGCAAATGGACTTCCCGGTGATCGTCGTGCAGGCGAGCCTGCCCGGTGCCAGCCCCGAGGTCATGGCGTCTACCGTGGCGACGCCGCTGGAGCGCTCGTTCGGCGCGATTGCCGGCGTCAACACCATGAGCAGCCGTTCCAGCCAGGGCTCGACCCGGGTCATTCTGCAATTCGACCTCGATCGCGACATCAATGGCGCGGCGCGCGAAGTACAGGCGGCGATCAACGCCTCGCGCAACTTGTTGCCGAGCGGCATGCGCAGCATGCCGACCTACAAGAAGGTCAACCCGTCGCAGGCACCGATCATGGTGTTGTCGCTGACATCGGACGTGCTGGAAAAAGGCCAGCTCTACGATTTGGCCTCGACCATTCTGTCGCAGAGCCTGTCGCAGGTGCAGGGTGTCGGTGAAGTGCAGATCGGCGGCAGTTCGCTGCCGGCGGTGCGCATCGAACTCGAACCGCAGGCACTCAACCAGTACGGCGTGGCACTCGATGACGTGCGCAAGACCATCGCCGATGCCAACGTACGCCGGCCCAAAGGCTCGGTCGAGGACGGTCAGCGTCTGTGGCAGATTCAGGCCAACGATCAACTGGAAAAAGCCAAGGATTACGAATCGTTGATCATCCACTACGCCGACGGTGCCGCGCTGCGCCTGAAGGACGTGGCCAAGGTCAGCGATGGCGTCGAAGACCGCTACAACAGTGGGTTCTTCAACGATGACGCGGCGGTGCTGCTGGTGATCAACCGCCAGGCCGGGGCCAACATCATCGAGACGGTCAACGATATCAAGGCGCAACTGCCGGCACTGCAGGCCGTGTTGCCAGCCAGCGTCAAACTCAACCTGGCGATGGACCGCTCGCCGGTGATCAAAGCCACGTTGCATGAAGCCGAGATGACCCTGCTGATTGCCGTGGCGCTGGTGATCCTCGTGGTGTTCCTGTTCCTCGGTAACTTCCGCGCCTCGCTGATTCCGACGCTGGCGGTGCCGGTATCGCTGGTCGGCACCTTTGCGGTGATGTACCTCTACGGGTTCTCGCTGAACAATCTGTCGTTGATGGCACTGATTCTGGCCACCGGACTGGTGGTCGACGACGCCATCGTGGTGCTGGAGAACATTTCCCGGCACATCGACGAAGGCGTCAAACCGATGCAGGCCGCGTACCTCGGGGCCAAGGAAGTCGGGTTTACCTTGCTGTCGATGAACGTATCGCTGGTGGCCGTGTTCCTGTCGATCCTGTTCATGGGCGGGATCGTCGAAAGCCTGTTCCGTGAATTCTCGATTACGTTGGCGGCGGCGATTGTGGTGTCGCTGGTGGTCTCGCTGACGCTGACACCGATGCTGTGCGCGCGCTGGCTCAAGCCGCACACGCCGGGGCAGGAAAACCGTCTGCAACGCTGGAGCCGGCGGACCAACGACTGGATGGTCGGCAAGTACGCGACCAGCCTCGATTGGGTTCTGCGTCACCGGCGCCTGACATTGCTCAGTCTGCTGATCACCGTGGGCGTGAACGTCGCGTTGTACGTGGTGGTACCGAAAACCTTCATGCCGCAGCAGGACACCGGCCAGTTGATCGGTTTCGTGCGCGGCGATGACGGTCTGTCGTTCAGCGTGATGCAGCCGAAAATGGAGATCTTTCGTCGCGCCGTGCTCAAGGATGATGCGGTGGAAAGCGTCGCCGGCTTCATCGGCGGCACCAACGGCACCAACAACGCCTTCATGCTCGTACGTTTGAAACCGATCAAGGATCGCCAGTTGTCGGCGCAGAAAGTCATCGAACGCCTGCGCAAGGAAATGCCCAAAGTCGCCGGTGCGCAACTGATGTTGATGGCGGATCAGGATCTGCAGTTCGGCGGCGGTCGCGAGCAGACCACGTCGCAATACAGCTACATCCTGCAAAGCGCGGACCTCGGTTCGCTGCGCGAGTGGTATCCGAAAGTGGTCGCCGCGTTGCGTGCGCTGCCCGAGCTGACCGCCATCGACGCCCGCGAAGGCAAGGGTGCGCAGCAGGTGACGCTGATTGTCGACCGCGATCAGGCGAAACGCCTGGGCGTCGACATGGACATGGTCACCGCCGTGCTCAATAACGCCTACAGCCAGCGGCAGATTTCGACGATCTACGACAGCCTCAACCAGTATCAGGTGGTGATGGAGGTCGACCCGAAATATGCCCAGGACCCGGTGACGCTGAAGCAGGTACAAGTGATCACGGCGGACGGCGCGCGCGTGCCGTTGTCGACCTTCGCTCACTACGAAAACAGCCTGGAAGACGACCGCGTCAGCCACGAGGGGCAATTCGCCTCGGAAGACATTTCCTTCGACATGGCCGAAGGCGTGACCGTGGAGCAGGGCAGTGCCGCCATCGAACGGGCGATTGCCAAGCTCGGTTTGCCGGAAGATGTCATTGCGAAAATGGCCGGCACCGCCGACGCGTTTGCCGCCACGCAGAAGAGTCAGCCGTTCATGATTCTCGGCGCGTTGCTGGCGGTGTACCTGGTGCTGGGTGTGCTGTATGAAAGCTACATTCACCCGCTGACGATTCTCTCGACCCTGCCTTCGGCCGGGGTCGGTGCGCTGTTGTCGATCTATGCGCTGGGTGGCGAGTTCAGCCTGATTTCCCTGCTCGGCCTGTTCCTGCTGATCGGCGTGGTGAAGAAAAACGCCATTCTGATGATCGACCTCGCGTTGCAACTGGAGCGCCATCAGGGCATGACGCCACTGGAATCGATTCGCAGCGCTTGCCTGCAGCGTCTGCGGCCGATCCTGATGACCACATTGGCGGCGATTCTCGGTGCCTTGCCGTTGCTGCTGAGCCGGGCCGAAGGCGCGGAAATGCGCCAGCCGCTGGGCCTGACCATCATCGGCGGGTTGATCTTCAGCCAGGTGCTGACCCTTTACACCACGCCGGTGGTTTACCTCTATCTCGACAAGCTGCGCCATCGTTTCAATAAATGGCGTGGCGTGCGTACTGACGCCGCTCTGGAAACTCCGCTATGA
- a CDS encoding MdtA/MuxA family multidrug efflux RND transporter periplasmic adaptor subunit, which yields MVNHSMQSSPRNSRRWLISLLVLLVIAVLCWKFWPAGSAHKEGAEKAAAGHAGRSGMMRPGFGGGTGPIPVRVAPAVTGDFPLYYKALGTVTALNTINVRSRVGGELMKINFEEGQMVKAGDLLAEIDPRPYQNALLQAEGTLLQNQAQLKNAQVDVERYRGLFKEDSIAKQTLDTAEALVGQYLGTVKTNQAAVNDAKLNLEFTKIRAPIAGRVGLRQLDVGNLVAANDTTFLAVITQTQPISVAFTLPENSLETVLARYRSGAKLPAEAWDRGDSKLQATGVLQSLDNQIDVATGTLKFKARYENRDQSLFPNQFVNVHLLADTLKGVVLAPSAAIQFGTNGTFVYAMDGDKKVTIRQLKIGASDGSNTVVTEGLSAGDRVVLEGTDRLKEGSEVEVVNDSNQVPTTPTEHLQGKSAANAPDAAVTDKAKKGA from the coding sequence GCTGTGCTGGAAATTCTGGCCTGCCGGCTCGGCCCACAAGGAGGGCGCCGAGAAAGCGGCCGCTGGGCACGCCGGGCGTTCGGGGATGATGCGGCCGGGCTTCGGCGGCGGCACCGGGCCGATTCCGGTGCGCGTGGCGCCGGCAGTCACCGGTGACTTCCCGCTGTATTACAAGGCGTTGGGCACGGTTACGGCGCTCAATACCATCAACGTGCGCAGCCGGGTTGGCGGCGAATTGATGAAAATCAATTTCGAAGAAGGGCAGATGGTCAAGGCCGGCGACCTGCTGGCAGAGATCGACCCGCGTCCTTACCAGAATGCCTTGCTGCAGGCTGAAGGCACGCTGTTGCAGAATCAGGCGCAACTGAAAAACGCTCAGGTCGATGTCGAGCGGTATCGCGGCCTGTTCAAGGAAGACAGCATCGCCAAGCAGACGCTGGACACCGCCGAAGCGCTGGTCGGCCAGTATCTGGGCACGGTCAAGACCAATCAGGCGGCGGTCAACGACGCCAAGCTCAATCTCGAATTCACCAAAATCCGCGCGCCGATTGCCGGTCGCGTCGGCCTGCGTCAGCTTGATGTCGGCAACCTGGTGGCGGCCAACGACACCACGTTCCTCGCGGTGATCACCCAGACGCAACCGATCAGCGTCGCGTTCACCCTGCCGGAAAACAGCCTCGAAACCGTGCTCGCCCGCTATCGCAGCGGCGCCAAACTGCCGGCCGAAGCGTGGGATCGCGGCGATAGCAAACTGCAAGCCACTGGCGTGCTGCAAAGCCTCGACAACCAGATCGACGTCGCCACCGGCACCCTGAAATTCAAGGCGCGTTACGAAAATCGTGACCAGTCGCTGTTCCCCAACCAGTTCGTCAACGTGCACTTGCTCGCCGACACCCTCAAGGGCGTGGTGCTGGCACCGTCGGCAGCCATCCAGTTCGGCACCAATGGCACCTTTGTCTATGCGATGGACGGCGACAAGAAGGTCACTATCCGCCAGTTGAAGATTGGCGCGAGCGACGGTTCAAATACTGTGGTCACCGAAGGCCTGTCCGCAGGCGACCGCGTAGTCCTCGAAGGTACCGACCGCCTGAAGGAAGGCAGCGAAGTGGAAGTGGTCAACGACAGCAATCAGGTGCCGACCACGCCGACCGAACATCTGCAAGGCAAATCCGCCGCCAACGCCCCGGACGCTGCTGTCACTGACAAGGCCAAGAAGGGCGCATGA